Proteins found in one Methanofollis fontis genomic segment:
- a CDS encoding YeeE/YedE thiosulfate transporter family protein, with translation MDPTPYIAGVGIGIISWFAFLLSDRPLGCSTAYARTSGMIEAAIRGDAARERPYYRKFAPQIDWEWMLVLGVVIGAFVTAVVTGEFALIWVPSRFAAAFGPDIPFRLVVAIIGGVLMGIGSRWAGGCTSGHGISGTLQLAISSWVAVIIFFVSGIVCAFLIYGVGP, from the coding sequence ATGGACCCGACACCCTATATTGCCGGGGTGGGGATCGGCATCATCAGCTGGTTCGCATTCCTCCTCTCCGACCGCCCCCTCGGTTGTTCGACGGCCTATGCACGGACGAGCGGCATGATCGAGGCGGCCATCCGGGGGGATGCGGCGCGGGAGCGGCCCTATTACAGAAAATTCGCCCCGCAGATCGACTGGGAATGGATGCTGGTGCTCGGGGTCGTGATCGGCGCCTTCGTCACGGCGGTCGTCACCGGGGAGTTCGCCCTGATCTGGGTGCCGTCACGATTTGCGGCGGCGTTCGGACCTGATATCCCATTCAGGCTTGTGGTCGCCATCATCGGCGGCGTACTGATGGGGATCGGGTCGCGCTGGGCCGGCGGATGCACAAGCGGCCACGGCATATCAGGCACCCTGCAGCTGGCGATATCGAGCTGGGTGGCGGTCATCATCTTCTTTGTCAGCGGGATCGTCTGTGCCTTCCTGATCTACGGGGTGGGGCCATGA
- a CDS encoding YeeE/YedE thiosulfate transporter family protein: MTDALQRLRQNAPQQLLLGLLMGIAFGACLQIGGVTRYDVILGQLLLTDFTVVKVMLSAVAVGMVGIHLMRGAGLAELHIKPGSVGATVVGGIIFGAGFAVLGYCPGTVAGAVGSGALDALVGGVSGIILGAGIFAVLYPRLEASVLHRGEFPTMSIPQLLNLNPWMVVVPVVILIAAVLVGLEYAGL; the protein is encoded by the coding sequence ATGACCGACGCCCTGCAGCGCCTCCGCCAGAACGCACCGCAGCAACTCCTCCTCGGTCTGCTGATGGGGATCGCATTTGGCGCCTGCCTCCAGATCGGCGGCGTGACGCGCTACGATGTGATCCTCGGGCAGCTGCTGCTCACCGACTTCACCGTGGTGAAGGTGATGCTCAGCGCCGTGGCGGTCGGCATGGTCGGGATCCATCTCATGCGGGGGGCCGGGCTTGCCGAACTGCACATCAAGCCCGGTTCGGTCGGCGCCACGGTGGTCGGCGGGATCATCTTCGGCGCCGGTTTTGCGGTGCTGGGGTATTGTCCGGGCACGGTGGCCGGCGCCGTCGGATCAGGCGCCCTCGATGCCCTGGTCGGCGGGGTGAGCGGGATCATCCTTGGGGCCGGGATCTTCGCTGTGCTCTACCCGCGCCTGGAGGCGTCGGTGCTCCACCGCGGGGAGTTTCCGACCATGAGCATACCCCAGCTGCTGAACCTCAACCCCTGGATGGTGGTGGTGCCGGTGGTGATCCTGATCGCCGCCGTGCTCGTCGGGCTGGAGTATGCAGGTCTCTGA
- a CDS encoding SpoIIAA family protein: protein MIEILPESAGCVIGFQISGDVTDEDYMEVFIPAIDLAAERYGTVRVLVDIVDFKGEDFGAMTDDLIQDTKVSLVEREAIIGGEEWEKRLLSVQPAFFLFSSTDVRFFKPEHRQEAWRWVSEGMRDLVRAPEPR, encoded by the coding sequence ATGATTGAGATACTGCCGGAGAGCGCGGGGTGCGTCATCGGGTTTCAGATCAGCGGCGATGTCACGGATGAGGACTACATGGAGGTGTTCATACCGGCGATCGACCTGGCGGCCGAACGCTATGGCACGGTGCGGGTGCTGGTCGATATCGTTGATTTCAAGGGGGAGGATTTCGGAGCCATGACCGACGACCTGATCCAGGATACCAAGGTCTCACTGGTCGAGCGTGAGGCGATCATCGGCGGCGAGGAGTGGGAAAAAAGGTTGCTCTCCGTTCAGCCGGCCTTCTTCCTCTTCTCCAGCACCGATGTGCGGTTCTTCAAACCCGAGCACCGCCAGGAGGCATGGCGATGGGTCAGCGAGGGCATGCGGGACCTGGTGCGGGCGCCGGAGCCTCGGTGA